One Desulfonispora thiosulfatigenes DSM 11270 DNA window includes the following coding sequences:
- a CDS encoding APC family permease: MSERVELEKTLSPANIWAIALGTIIGFGCFILPSDLMAKSGPIGAAIGIVVGGLIMLVIAKSYGFMVKELPVAGGEFAYAYTAFGRNHAYLCGWFLTLGYLSIVPLNATALAILAKFIAPGLFEQGFLYTMAGYDVYMGEIMLASAAILIFGFFNFKGVKDVGKVQLIMVGLLVGSVLLIGGGTAISSKTAVANMFPAFALDKGMVASILAIVAISPWMYVGFDTIPQAAEEYDFPPEKSFSLIFWAIFFGALMYVIVLLSTAVVYPWTELVAANHIWATGTAMETILGKAGVFFLVTAVCMGIFTGINGFFMATSRLVFGMARAKILPKWFVYVHPEHKTPSNAIMFVGIMALLAPWFGRQAIVWVVDMAALGTTFGYMYTCFGAYVFGKASTSITAKEKGSVKAWGIVGGLFSFAFLLLLCVPGSPGFMATPSWIALVGWVALGIIFYLAKTKEYNKLSTAELDYLILGREKPVSE; encoded by the coding sequence ATGAGTGAAAGAGTCGAACTGGAAAAAACGCTATCACCAGCTAATATATGGGCTATAGCCCTGGGGACAATAATTGGTTTTGGATGTTTTATTTTACCAAGTGATTTAATGGCAAAGTCTGGACCTATTGGGGCAGCAATAGGGATTGTTGTAGGTGGACTAATCATGTTAGTGATTGCAAAAAGTTATGGTTTTATGGTAAAAGAGTTACCAGTAGCTGGTGGAGAATTTGCTTATGCTTATACAGCATTTGGCCGTAATCATGCATATTTATGTGGTTGGTTTTTAACCTTAGGTTATTTAAGTATCGTACCATTAAATGCAACAGCACTTGCAATCCTTGCAAAATTTATCGCACCAGGTCTTTTTGAACAAGGATTTTTATATACGATGGCAGGCTATGATGTGTATATGGGTGAAATCATGTTAGCATCAGCTGCAATTTTAATATTTGGTTTCTTTAACTTTAAAGGTGTTAAAGATGTGGGGAAGGTACAGCTAATAATGGTAGGATTATTAGTAGGATCTGTACTTTTAATCGGTGGAGGAACAGCTATTAGTTCTAAAACTGCAGTAGCTAATATGTTCCCCGCTTTTGCATTAGATAAAGGCATGGTAGCAAGTATTTTAGCTATCGTAGCTATCTCACCGTGGATGTACGTAGGGTTTGATACAATTCCACAAGCAGCAGAGGAATATGATTTCCCTCCAGAGAAAAGTTTCTCGTTAATATTTTGGGCGATCTTCTTTGGAGCTTTAATGTATGTAATCGTATTACTTTCAACGGCAGTTGTATATCCTTGGACTGAATTAGTAGCTGCAAATCATATATGGGCAACAGGAACAGCCATGGAAACTATCCTTGGAAAAGCAGGCGTATTTTTCTTAGTAACTGCAGTTTGTATGGGTATCTTTACAGGAATCAATGGATTCTTCATGGCAACAAGTCGTCTAGTATTTGGAATGGCTAGAGCAAAGATATTACCAAAATGGTTTGTTTACGTTCACCCTGAACATAAAACCCCTTCAAATGCAATTATGTTTGTGGGAATAATGGCATTACTGGCACCATGGTTTGGTCGTCAGGCAATAGTATGGGTAGTAGACATGGCAGCACTTGGAACTACCTTTGGATATATGTATACTTGTTTTGGTGCATATGTGTTTGGCAAAGCATCTACTTCTATCACAGCTAAAGAAAAAGGTAGTGTTAAGGCGTGGGGTATAGTAGGTGGTTTATTCTCATTCGCATTTCTACTATTATTATGTGTACCAGGAAGCCCAGGATTTATGGCAACACCATCATGGATTGCTTTAGTGGGTTGGGTAGCATTAGGAATTATATTCTATCTAGCTAAGACTAAAGAGTACAATAAATTAAGTACAGCTGAATTAGATTACTTGATTTTAGGAAGAGAAAAACCTGTAAGTGAATAA
- a CDS encoding PaaI family thioesterase, with protein MDFNYDHMCFACGEGNVKGLKLKFFKEGNKIITEFIASEEHQGYPGIMHGGLITTILDELMSRSVNSLGFFGVTARMEIRFREQVPIGEKIRYESKIINERKKVVDLEGKAILPNGKIAAETMARFMIMGDLKDFENC; from the coding sequence ATGGATTTTAATTATGATCATATGTGTTTTGCCTGTGGAGAAGGAAATGTAAAAGGATTAAAGTTAAAATTCTTTAAAGAAGGAAATAAAATAATTACAGAATTCATAGCAAGTGAAGAACATCAAGGGTATCCCGGGATAATGCATGGAGGTTTAATAACAACTATTTTAGATGAATTAATGTCTAGAAGTGTAAACTCATTAGGTTTTTTTGGTGTGACAGCACGTATGGAAATACGTTTTAGAGAACAGGTTCCTATTGGTGAAAAGATAAGATATGAATCTAAAATAATAAATGAGAGAAAAAAGGTTGTCGATCTTGAGGGTAAGGCTATTTTGCCAAATGGAAAGATTGCAGCTGAAACAATGGCAAGGTTTATGATTATGGGAGATTTAAAAGATTTTGAAAATTGCTAG
- a CDS encoding HDIG domain-containing metalloprotein, with product MQRQEALELVKLNVNNKNLINHMLACEAVMKGLARHFSEDEEKWGLAGLLHDIDYNLTMTDPFEHGLLGAKMLKEKDVDSEIIHAIEAHNEMTGVERKNQLDKALYCTDPLTGLIVAGALIKKEKGLNAIDLDFLKRRFDEKGFAKGASRIQIAACREINLSLDEFITIGLKSMQEIHQDLGL from the coding sequence ATGCAAAGACAAGAAGCGTTAGAATTAGTAAAGTTAAATGTTAATAATAAAAACTTAATTAACCATATGCTCGCATGCGAGGCTGTAATGAAAGGTTTAGCTAGACACTTTAGTGAAGATGAAGAAAAGTGGGGTCTTGCAGGATTATTACATGATATTGATTATAATTTAACCATGACAGATCCATTTGAACATGGACTACTTGGGGCTAAGATGTTGAAAGAAAAAGATGTCGATTCTGAAATAATTCACGCAATTGAAGCACATAATGAAATGACAGGCGTAGAAAGAAAAAATCAATTAGATAAGGCACTTTACTGTACGGATCCTTTAACGGGATTAATAGTTGCAGGTGCTTTAATTAAAAAGGAGAAAGGTTTAAATGCTATTGACTTAGATTTTTTAAAAAGAAGATTTGATGAAAAAGGCTTTGCTAAAGGGGCAAGTAGAATTCAAATAGCAGCTTGCCGAGAAATAAATCTATCCTTAGATGAATTTATTACCATAGGTTTAAAATCTATGCAAGAAATTCATCAAGATTTGGGATTATAG